The nucleotide sequence actttaaaccaaataaatttgAAACTTAGAATTAATTAAAACTCACATAATGGGCCACAGACCACTCATcagcaaatctctccttgttAGCATTCAAGATACGGGTATACTTTAAGGTTTTCGCTAGTGTCGCCTCACGATCCAATGACTTAAactacaaatattcaaattaatcgataaaataaatcaacaaacaactaattcaagtaactactaACAAACATTATCAAACTACTTACCAATCTGCTCttcgtcttcatgaaggtcgccAACCACCCGTATACTTTGACAACCTCGGCGAAGCCCTGTTAGTGACGTTCGTCAGACGGCAACGCTTGAACCCTCATCATTTCTAAAATGGGCCTCCAGTTCCTTCTTAATAGATGGATGGATCTATGTCGTTAGGTGGCCGCACCCTTGATGAACGTCGCTCATCATCTGCTAAAGTCGTTTAACTGCCTGGTGGTTATAGATCTTCTTGATCGTGAGATTATGTTCTGCATCCAATATGAATTTCAACTGCACAAAGTGATTCAACAACATTAGTTagtcaaaataaaatacaattcaaatataattaattaattcaacATTATTGGGTTCTTACTGTCCACTTATGAAACCATCGCTATTTGTTCTTTGCAGGGATCTTCGTGTAGCTCGACCACAGGTGGTCGTACATTGACTTAATGAACTCGGAGATCTCCTGTGtgcaaatattattttttagtgCAAATCTATCAGAGAAGAAACCTAAGATTAACAAATACATAAAAACGCATAGACTTAAGGTTAACAAACTtaagattaaaaaataatatgtACTCATGCCTGCATGCCGTTAGACCAAATCATCAGCCATATGATGGGCGGTGGTGGAAGGGCATCCTGCAAGGGGCACTGGAGAAATCACCCACTGCGGGCTCCATCGCCGGATTTGTATGGGATATAACAGAAGGAGGCACGTAGTTCAGGTTTGAGACCATAATGAACTGTTAGTCCATTCGACCCGCCTGTGATGTCACAGGAGTCGACAGAGTAGTCGGAGTAGAAGGCGATAAATAAACAGTTCTTGGGAATTCGATGGAAAGCTTCTCTCTACCACGACCATGAGACCCACTCGATCTACCTCTACTACCTGTCGTCATGTttgcaaagaaaatatattattaaCACTAATCAGCATATATACTATAAGAATCTTTCAACAAAACTCTCTGAAAAGATTGGACATAACCTCCCCTAAAATTGGACATATATCCACTTTTACTATTCCCACAAATCTAACCTATCTCAATCCACAACATCAATCAACACTCAATTAATTTCATAAGAATTAACTTCAACTAAACAAGGAGCCTTCATGATTCAAATCCAATCACTAAGATGTAACATGcataaatccaaaaaaaaaaaaaatctttttttgttATCATTCAAATCTCTCTCATGTTaactaaaaaataactaaaaataataattattaacttATATTTTGATGTTGTTGTTCAAATCTGAAGGATTACCATATGTTCATAATACGCAACGAAAAAAATTCTAAAGATCTATTTTAtacttaaactttattccaataatatatgTATAAATTAGATTTAAATACCTATAtacgctagtaaaaatcactttctcctgcgatggtacgaaggcgctatgcgtatccacactgagaccaacctttgctgtcaactccttgaccaatagaCATAATTTTGGTCATATTATTTATTTCCAACAAAATTTCTCTCATATAGATATATTTTCATGATATTATTCACTCATTCTTAGAACTATAACCATTGGAAGATTCAAGATATGAAATTATAAAGAGCATAACTAAATAGCAAACACACAAAAATTAACAAACTTCTCattcaagaaattcaaaattagCAAACGCACACAAAATCAGCAGTCAGTAGCATAACTAAATCAATAATTAGCAAGCTATCTATTAGATAAATTTAAGTCTTCCATTTAACAAATTGACAAATTCAAGTCTCATTATAAATTAATAAACCATGCAATTAGTCAATTACATTACATACATAGTATCATAAGATATAAGAGCTTACAAACACacaaaaaattaactaattatttttagctAAATCATTCTAAACACATTACAAACTAAATTAACCAAAtcacatttttttttatgaaaaacagattaaaagcaaaaaaaaattaactaacctGGACTTGGCATTCGATGACGGAATTGTACCTGGTGGTGGATAACGAAGTGTGTTGGACCAGGGGAAGAAGCTGGTGACGCAAAGACTGGCGAGCTGTCAGCGGTGAGAAGAAAAGTGGCTACAATGGAGGCGCAGANNNNNNNNNNNNNNNNNNNNNNNTTGAAATTTAGAGCTCACTACCAGCGGATAAATCCAACGGTAACTCGTTGTGGCTCACCAAAACGCAGCATTTCACTAAAATGGGTTTATCGGCAGATTGTTCCAACAATATATCCCACACTAATTTTCATGCCTATTTCCCCCTTTTTCCCTCCTAAGTATTACCGGCGAATTTACCGTCGAAAACGGAAATCCGCCAATAAGGATTTGACTAAACGAATTCCACATCAAAACTGTCGGTAAATCCGTAGGTAAAACTGACACTAATGTGCGATActaaatccgacggtactcaacatttttcttgtagtgacagaGACGATTCTCCTCTGATGCGATGAAGACGGCATGATTCTGCATCTGTTGCGACAATTCAACTCGGACTAGGTGTTAGGCGCGCGACGACGACTCTGTGGTGACCTTAAGATGTTGTCCCTCCTAGTTGTCCTTTCGCCAAACctagagaagatgaagaagagctttttttttaattatttttttggtttttcatatgtgtttttgtttttttatgaaATGACCATGAGAGATTAGGGTTCATGAGGATTAACCGGAAGAATAATCACatgtattttgatattttttgtaaattatttaaaatctaaaaatataaaattaaagttaataattttaaaatttaattaattttaaaagatagtttttattattaattaaaaaaaaatcaaaaattaatcgttcttcatcttctccatttCCCCTAATCATTCGGGTCCCCCTCTAAAACAAAGTAAAACATATcaataaaactaaaaatcaatTGTTCTTTATCTTCTCCAATTTCCCTAATAATCAGAACCCCTATCAACCTCACAATGCGACTCGTCAGTTTTCTTAGCAAGGTCGAAACCATACTCATAATCAGTGGAGTCAAAACTATCCTCAACAGAGACCAACACCACCACCCACATCCCAAAATCAGAATTTTTAGCCACCCCATTACCAAAATCAATGGAACAATCCGAACCAGGGTAACCCTAACCAATGGAACCTAGGAATCAAGACTATCCACAACCTCCCCAATTTCGAAACCCTAACCAGTTCAACCCACAAGGTTCTCTACCAGGGCAAGCTCACGTTCCCGTAgctcttccttctcctcctcctcctcctcctcctttgccAACCCCTTCAATTGTTGATTTGAGACGTGTGTGCCAGGAGGGGAGGGTTAAGGAAGCAATTGAGTTGATGGAAAAAGGGGTGAAAACCGATGCTTCTTACTTTCATTTGCTCTTTGATTTTTGTACACGATTATTTTCTGCAATCAACTTGCAGGAGTGATCTCAATTTAAACAACAAGATCATTAAAATGTATGGGAATTGTAAGAGCATGACTGATGCACGAAGGGTGTTTGATCATATGCCCAACAGGAATATGGATTCTTGGCACTTGATGTTGCACGGTTATGCCAATAGCACAATAAGGGATGATGCCTTGCAGCTGTTTGATCAAATGAATGAGTCTGGTTTGAAAATTTTGTCGGAGACTTTTGCCGTTTTAGTTTGGAATTTTTACTGTTTTGCTTCAGAAGGGGGACGAATGATATTAGGggaattggagaagatgaagaacgattgatttttagttttattgATATGTTTTGCTTTGCTTTAGAAGGGGACACGAATGATTAAGAGAATTGGAGAAAATGAAGAagattgatttttgttttttttttaatatgtttttgttttattgtttaaattatttgaaactataaaattaggattaattgaattctaaaatttgattaatttaaaagggtatttttgtctaatcaaataaagtaaggatgtttaagactttttataaaattaaattaaaaatatatttttatttttatttaattaaaagaggTGTATTAGTAAAAgtagtgatataatatatatttaaaaaagaaaaaattaaatattaatgtaaaaaataaatttcatgTGGCTTGTTACTATTTGTCTATATTTTTAACATATaggtacgtatgaatttattaTCGTATCGTAGCAAATACCTTTATTAAAAATATCCTTATATTTGTAAAAATTGTTCTAAATTAATAAAAGATCTTGTTACCATATGTTTTAAGAAGATATATATCTTAGGAGTACTTTATATATTGATTGGAAAAAATTACTTCTTTTGAACTCTAAAAGAAATGTATGATTAAAAGTTATTAAccatataaattattttattatattcttgAAATATACCTTAAAGCTAAATCcattaacaaaatcaaaataaagtcaCAAATATTTTTTCAATTCCAAAAAAGTAAAAATTCAGACGAAGATATCAAAATTTAGCTTCTcgttaaatttaaatattgacaTGCTTTTACAGACAATTCAaaggaaaaaggtttgatttATCTTTAAGGAACACTTCTCAATAGATTTATTTCTTCCTTTCTATTAATTTAACTgtctcaaataatttttttactttaataaACTAAAAATAGATTTTCTGAACTTTTTTTAACAAATCTTATAAAACGTAATATTACACTATACAAAATTTAAATAGAACAAAAAGAATTATAAAAATAAGAACTTATATAatgagtttttatttttttattgtgaatgaccaaattttttaaaaaataaaaaattttaggcTATGTTTATTTTCTTGAATTAAGATTGAGATTTGGGCTGAGATTAAATATTATGTTTAGTGATTAGCAATTAGAACTAAAATTTCAGTAACAAGAAATAACATTTCACTCAAGtatttttagaaaatagtgactaaaatttcaaaaaatagagGCTAAaacttttaacatttttttttaaaaatatttttatttaattttttaaatttcatatTTATCTCTTAATCTCAATATTTATCTAAAACTAAACATAATACTGAGACATAATTTAATATTGTATATTTTATTCTAAACACATTAGAAAGACTAAATTTAAGTCTCTATTAATCTTTGTCTTTCAGTCTTTATCTCTTTTCTAAATGTAACATGAGAAATCAAATTTttctctgaatttttttttacatattttaaatatttactcaATTATTATCACAANNNNNNNNNNNNNNNNNNNNNNNNNNNNNNNNNNNNNNNNNNNNNNNNAAAAaagataatatttaattattatttttatcatatttttaaattatttaaaaattaatttattattaacatTTTTTAGAGATTTTTTTGAGAAACTGAATTAGTAATTAGCTCAACTTAAGAATGCCTAAAGAAGCTTGGTATAAAATGAGAGAGAAAACAATACTTCTCCGACGAAGAAAACAAGTCGGGGCTATGTTTGTAGACAGAAATGGACACATGTTGAGCGCTTAGATGTCCGTGACACAGCAACACTTACCCCCATGTCATGCTTAACAACCGCTGCCATTTATTACATTTTAGATTTTACCACCATTGACCATCCCATTCTTTTCTTTCCACTTTtatcctctccaatctccatccaCCTTCTATCCATCTTCTATCGTttactatttattattattactactcACCACCACTCACCCTGAGCTGCTACTAACTAGTAGTAAGTACTGGTAAGTAAGTAACTATACACCAGGCTCCAACCCCACTCTTTCTTTCAAAGACTCGTGTTTTTCAACACCCCGTTTTCTACGTTACTCCATTCAACGGGTTTaatttttctttctcattttccAACAACATGTTTCTTTCCATTTCCTAAGGTTCGCTCTAATGCTCTATACTCTACTATAATTTTATATGTTTATATAAtctatttctatttatttatttattatattttttttcacaaCCTTTGTCCGTTTGGCATTGTCTGTTTCCACTTTCCATCTccaacaatttttatttttatttttattcttcatgTGTGTCAAAATTTGAACACAAGATTCTCTTAAGACTTCGTTCCCAGTTGTCCTTTGTTCCTACGGGGATTGAAACCAGTACATTGCGCTATACAGGTTAGAATTTAGAAAACCATACTTGTAATGCTGTAATGGCGttctaatattttttcttttgatcGAAGGTACTTCTTTGGTTTTTATATTCTTCTGTTTGTTTAATTTGCGTGTGATAATGTGTTCCCCGGGAGAGTTGTCTTGCAAAGCGCACATTCAGAAACTAACCGTTACTCTCATTTCTTTGGTTTGATAGTGACTCAGATTTGAAGATGAAGTACATTAATTAAAAATCAGCAACAAtgcaaaaattttgtttttaaccCCAAAACCTCCTCATTCTGTTgtgttttattgtttatttttaagTACTATTGTTTGGTTAAAATCAAGTACTCCTTTTTATCCCTTTTCTTTTACGTTTTTGATGCTATTCTCTGGCTTGTAGGGGTTTGCATTATTTTTGGAGGGTTTTGATTGTGTAAGAGTAATAGAGTGATGGATGGTAGAAGGCATTCAGTTGATATTCCAATTTCCAAAACTCTTGTGGCACTGAGGAGGGTGAGGTCACTGAGGGATCCATCAACTAACTGCATTAACAAGCTCTCTCCTTTGATTGACAATGTTCAATGGGAAAACGGTTCCAATAATGGGATTTCGCTGCACTTCCTCGAAGCTTCTCATGCATGCGGTTCTAGTGATAACAATGATGGTTTTAGATCAAAGACTTTAGAATTCAAGGGACATAGAGAGCAGGATACTGCTGATTTTGAGCTGAATTGTGGCCTTTTGAACTCTAAGAGGAACTATCATGGGATATCCTGCCAGGAAACAAAGCGAGACGACGAGCTAGTTTATTCTAATGCTTATCAGCAAGGCATTGTTGGGAATAAATCACCGAGTGAAAGCTGTAGCAGCAACtatggaggtagagggttggatCTGGCTGGCATGGTGCCGTCTGTTAATCATTTGAGGGACGGGGAATTGTGCTATTTATCTTCGCAGTTAGGGAGGGTAGATAACTTGAAGCAAACCCGAAAGTCGCAGCGCAGGACTACAAAAGTTAAACCATCTGAAGCGACAGGTGATACTGTGAGCCATGTAGGTAGTCCACACCTTTCTTTTGGTGATGCTCTCTCAGCTCATAGTGCTTCAGTACGAATAACTCAAGATGCTTTGGATAATCTACATGGATGTGGAATAAGCTGTTGTTGGTCAAAATCACCAAGATTTAGAGAATCAAATCATTATTCTGAAGTAGAAGATCTTCCTTTGTTATTGCAGCAAGCTAATGAGACTGATCTTTATGGATGCAGAAGCACAAGAAACGTAGGTGGCGGAGATAGTCCAAATTTGGAAACTCCAAGAAGTTTATCAATGAAATTTAAGCCAAAATCTTTTGGTGATTTGGTGGGGCAAAATGTGGTTGGAAGGTCACTTATGGGGGCCATTTCCAGTGGAAGGATAACATCATTTTACCTTTTCCATGGTCCCCGTGGTACCGGAAAGACATCTGCGTCTAGGATATTTTCTGCGGCATTAAATTGCCTATCCCTTGAGGTGCAAAGGCCATGTGGTATGTGTAAAGAGTGTATTTCGCTCTTTTCTGGAAGAAGTAAAGATGTTAAGGAAGTGGATTCCTTGAGAATCAACCATGTAGACAAGGTTAAGTCCCTAATTAAGAGTGCTTGTATTCCTCCGGTTTCGTCACGCTTTAAGGTGTACATTATCGATGAGTGCCAGTTCTTGAACGGGGAAACATGGGCTACTCTTTTGAATAGCCTAGATAATGTTTCTCAATATGTGGTTTTTGTGATGATCACTCCTGATTTGGATAACCTTCCTCGAAGTGTGGTTTCCCGGGCTCAGAGGTATCACTTTCCAAAGATTAAAGATGTTGATATCGCGAGCAGATTAGAAAAAATCTGTGTTGAAGAAGGTCTTGATTTTGAACAAGTTGCTTTGGATTTTATTGCTGCTAAATCTTGTGGTTCTCTTAGAGATGCAGAAATGATGCTTGATCAGCTGAGTTTGCTTGGTAAAAAAATCACACTTACCTTAGCCCATGAGCTCGTAAGTATCATGCTTTGTTCCATACATGTATGTTTTTCAAACTTTCTTCATTTTTCCTGAGACCTTTGTTGTTCTGCAGACTGGTGTCGTTTCAGATGATGAATTGCTTGACTTGTTGGACCTGGCTTTGTCATCTGACACTTCAAATACAGTTATAAGAGCCCGGGAGCTGATGAGATCGCGGATAGATCCATTACAACTTGTTTCACAGCTTGCAAATCTTATTATGGACATTCTTGCAGGGAAGTCTGAAGTCGGTGATTCCGAAATCAGAAGAAGATTCTTGATTAGACAAACCTGTTAGTGCTTTAAGAGTATAATTATTAGCTTTGAGTGTGTATATTGGCTGTTTAACTTTTAATGCCATTAATGCCTGTGCTTCCCATTGAGAACTCTATGCTGCTCATTATCTTATTTCTACGGTCTCTGACGGGGTGTTTTCTTCGTTTTAGCTGAAGCAGACATGCAGAAATTGAGTCATGCGTTAAAAGTACTTTCAGAAACAGAGAAGCAATTGAGAATTTCAAAGAATCAAAGAACATGGTTCACAGCAGCGCTTCTACAATTAAGTGCCGAAGAATATCCACCTGCTGATGCAACTGATGACAAGTTGTATTTGAAAGGTGCTACCAATAGAGGTGAGCTTGACTTTTCCCTTCCTTATATGGTGTTGGCAAAATTGGAGTGGTTTCATATTGTTGAACTTTCTTCTCTAAGATTGTCTTCAAATGGATACAGATGGTGATTTCTGTAGTACTTCATCAACAGGGGAGAGCTTGAAGAATAATGCTACAGGTCAATGTGATGAAAAGTCATATAGATTAGGATTGCAAGAGGATCAGAAAAGAACTTTGGATTCCATATGGTATAAAGCTACAGAGATATGCCAATCAAGCCGGCTCAAGGCTTTTCTCAGGAAGCAGGGAAAgttatcttcgctttgtgtcaaTCAAGGTACATTTGCACTCATGTAGCTACGATTTCTTTTTCCAACCATCTTCAAAATTTATGGCATCATATTGTAATCTCTTCCTACTATGTGGTTAGTTTCTTTTATGTTTGTTTATGTAGAAAGTTTAAGCTTTTTTTTCTTTACCATATCTTGATAATATGCTTCTATAATGCTTGAATATACTATGTTATATGGATTACATATTTCCCAGTACTGTCATTATTTATTCTGCTTTAATGtttaaagaaaagagaattattCTTGTCTATTATGAGATGTAAATTCCATAGTAAATTGCATACTAATTAATGAATGGAGAATGTTCCAATTTTCAGGCCTTGCAGCTGCTGAGTTGGAATTCCACCGTCGTGACAGTGTAGCTAGAGCCGAGAAGTCGTGGAAACTGATTGCAAGTTACCTGCAGATCATATTGGGTTGCAACATTGAGCTCAGGATCAATTACGTACCTTGTGCCACAGCTTCTAGGTATGCCAGACTAAAGAGgtcatctttcaatttctttaATTGTTCCCGAAGAATTCTACGGAAATCGATGCCTTCTGACGACCAAGGAAGCGAATCAGACTATGCTGATCAAACTTCTGAGAAGCCTATGATGAAAGATCAGACTCTAACTTGTTCCTCTGAGTTTGGTTCTCGGGTGCCACTACCTGATGTTGTAGCAGCTTTGAGAAGTTGCGAAGGTAATCTGCTAAGCTCGGGGAAAACATTCTTGAATATGTCTACTCAAGAGACTCCAAGGAATTCATGTTCTAGAGCTGATTCTCTTAAGGAAGAGGAATGCAATCAGGCCCATTTACCTTCGTCAAACATCGATTTAGACTATCAATCTAAGTGTTTTCCTCGAACCTTCTGGCTTCATAAGAAATTCTGTTCATCGCATGCATCGGAACAGAAGGATTTTGTTTTCTCAAGCCACTATGTTTATCCCCCACAACTCTAACAACTGTGTCAAGCCGCCAAGGAAAAGTACGTTTCGCATCTTAATCATCATATATTCCTTAAATCATCATTTTGGATCTTAGTAACGGACTGCAAAACTGCATGAATTATATAGTGCCAGACTGCCAGGGCTGCTGTTTACTTTGCTAAACTTTCTGACACTGAATATTAATCTAGTTTTATCTGTGGTAGTTCGATAGAATCAGCTAAAAGTTACATTCAAGATGGAGCTGATTTTAAATGTTGATATAATATGTTCATCTTATTCACCAGTGTTCTGCATAAAGTAAGAAAGTCATTTGGGCTGTAGAACATTGTAACTTTCCTATGGAAAataatattcttttatttttgtttccttGAATATTTTCTTTAGTGACATGATAGTTGTACTCTACTATAGTCCAGTTACTTAATGTGTAAACAACTATCATTCTTCCATACAAGGTATTACATAAACTAGAAGATTCTTTTTGATCGGAAAGTGACGAAGGAAATCTTAGAAAGAGAAGAGAGTTGTTTTCCTTCTTAACTATGTTCTCTAACGAAAACTATTATTGCTTAAATCCTGAAATTTTTGTAAGGATGTTGGGTAAATTTTTGGCTGCGATTTTTCTGAAACACTTATAAAAAATCTGCTCTCTTTTTCAGCCAAAACTATTCATTCAAATTTACTCTGGAGGACCCTGCAACACTCAAGGAAGGTATGGATGGTTTGGAAAAATGTTTGGATTTCAGGGTTTTTTAGAATGTTCATTCTTCTGTTGTTAAGGTTATGGTTTGAGTTCATGATCTATGCTAGCTATGATAGTTAAGAAACAAACCAGTTAGTTATCGTAGTTATGATTTTGATAGCTTTCGTATACAGCTAGCACCTCATTCCATGCATCATACTTGCATAGAAACTCATCACAGTTAAACTCCATACACAATTTCATGAATCAAACAATGCGAGTGCATCTTATCATAAATGTGGTGCATTCTTTTGCCCATTTTCCCCTATATTCTCACGGTTAAGTGTTCTCTTTTTCAGGCACGGATATGGTACTCAAGCAACAAAACTCGGACACCGCGACCGAGTAACTGAAGAGTTTATCACCTTGCAGCAAGAGCTTCCTTGCGTTGCATATCTTGGAAAATTTTGTGAGTAG is from Arachis ipaensis cultivar K30076 chromosome B01, Araip1.1, whole genome shotgun sequence and encodes:
- the LOC107630973 gene encoding protein STICHEL-like 2 — protein: MDGRRHSVDIPISKTLVALRRVRSLRDPSTNCINKLSPLIDNVQWENGSNNGISLHFLEASHACGSSDNNDGFRSKTLEFKGHREQDTADFELNCGLLNSKRNYHGISCQETKRDDELVYSNAYQQGIVGNKSPSESCSSNYGGRGLDLAGMVPSVNHLRDGELCYLSSQLGRVDNLKQTRKSQRRTTKVKPSEATGDTVSHVGSPHLSFGDALSAHSASVRITQDALDNLHGCGISCCWSKSPRFRESNHYSEVEDLPLLLQQANETDLYGCRSTRNVGGGDSPNLETPRSLSMKFKPKSFGDLVGQNVVGRSLMGAISSGRITSFYLFHGPRGTGKTSASRIFSAALNCLSLEVQRPCGMCKECISLFSGRSKDVKEVDSLRINHVDKVKSLIKSACIPPVSSRFKVYIIDECQFLNGETWATLLNSLDNVSQYVVFVMITPDLDNLPRSVVSRAQRYHFPKIKDVDIASRLEKICVEEGLDFEQVALDFIAAKSCGSLRDAEMMLDQLSLLGKKITLTLAHELTGVVSDDELLDLLDLALSSDTSNTVIRARELMRSRIDPLQLVSQLANLIMDILAGKSEVGDSEIRRRFLIRQTSEADMQKLSHALKVLSETEKQLRISKNQRTWFTAALLQLSAEEYPPADATDDKLYLKGATNRDGDFCSTSSTGESLKNNATGQCDEKSYRLGLQEDQKRTLDSIWYKATEICQSSRLKAFLRKQGKLSSLCVNQGLAAAELEFHRRDSVARAEKSWKLIASYLQIILGCNIELRINYVPCATASRYARLKRSSFNFFNCSRRILRKSMPSDDQGSESDYADQTSEKPMMKDQTLTCSSEFGSRVPLPDVVAALRSCEGNLLSSGKTFLNMSTQETPRNSCSRADSLKEEECNQAHLPSSNIDLDYQSKCFPRTFWLHKKFCSSHASEQKDFVFSSHYVYPPQL